GAGCGATCCGGCGCGGTCGGCCGTCGAGTCCGCCGACTGAGCCGCTACAATCGGACACCGCCGAGTAACATTCATTACGAATGATTTTCACGGCGTCTTTCTCGAGCACGGATGCTGTGGGTCGAGAGATTCTGCCACCTCGCATCGATTCGAGATTGCTCTATAGCACTACCACCTGACGGTCGGGCGACAGTAATCGGGGGCGTTGCGGTCACTGGTTCGATCGCTTGGAACCCGACATATGGCCGGTATTTTTAATAACAAATTCCCTCGATTGCTAGATAATTCATGGAAATCGGAGGAGACCCGTTGGATCAGCTCTCGAGCGGTATTTCGGGTCTCAATTCGCTTCTCAACGGCGGCTTCGTCGACGGGCGGCTGTATCTCGTTCTCGGGTCCCCCGGGACCGGAAAAACCACGCTTGGGATGGAGTTCCTCAGGACGGGGATCGACACCGACGAAACGGTCCTCTTCATCCACGGTGAAGAATCCCGTGAGGGATTGCTCACCAACGCGGCGCAGTTCGACATCGATCTCGCTGACGCGAATTTCCTCGATATCGGCCCCGAATCGGAGTTCTTCACTCAGTCGCAGACATACGACGTCGTCGATCCGAAAGACATCGAGGACGACAGCCTGATTGGCGACATCCGCGACACCATCGACGAGGTCGACCCCGACCGCGCACTCATCGATCCGATCACGCAGTTTCAGTACCTCGAATCGGACGAGTACCAGTTCCGAAAGCGCATCATCTCGTTCGCTCGCTTCCTCAAATCCCGCGGCACGACCGTCCTCGCCACGAAGACGCCGGACGCGCAGTTCGACGAACAGCTGAAGTCACTCAGCGACGGCGTGATCTCCCTCGAATACGAGTCGGAAGGTCGTCGAATCACCGTCTCGAAACACCGCGGGGTCGGCCAACGAGACGGAACCCACGGCCTGGAAATTCGCTCGGCCGGCCTCGACGTCTATCCGGCCCTTCGACCGGATCGCCACTCTCGATCGTTCGAACCGATCCAGCTCGCGTCCGGTATCGACGGGATCGATTCCCTGCTCGGCGGCGGCCTCGAGCAGGGGACCGTCACCATCATCAGCGGGCCCTCCGGCGTCGGCAAGACGACGATCGCCACGGAGTTCCTCCAGACGGCTGCGGCGAACGGCGGCGGGGCGCTCACCTACCTCTTCGAAGAATCGCTCGAGACCTTCACGTATCGGTCGGAAGGGTTCGGCATTCCGGTGACACGGCTGCGCGAGAACGGCTCGCTGACGGTCGAACCGATCGTGCCGTCAGCGCGATCACCGGAGGAGTTCGCGCAACTGGTCAAGACGCAGGTCGAAGACCAGAACAGCGACCTCGTCGTCATCGATGGGATCCAGGGCTACAAAACCGCAATCAAGGGCGGCGTTGAGGACGTCGATCTGCGACGCCGACTGCACGCGCTGACGGAATATCTGACGAACATGAACGTCTCGGTGTTGCTCATCGATCAACGACACGAGGTGACCGGTCTCCCGCAACCGACGAGTGCCAACGTCAGCTACCTTGCCGACAATCTCGTCTACCAGCAGTACATCGAACTCGAGGGCGAGCTCCAGCGGATCATCGGCGTGCTCAAAAAGCGCGTCGGAGACTTCGAGACCGTCCCCCGCCAGTTTACGATTACTGCGGACGGACTGACGGTGGGCGAGTCGATGGCAGGCTACCACGGCGTTCTGACGGGACTCCCGGAACAGAGCGAGAGCGGACGGTCGTCCCAGGTCGAGTGAGACAGAATAATGGCCGATATACAGCTGTTGTTCGCCGACGACGGAAATCAGGAGGCCGTCGCCTCTCTGGTGACCGAGCACCACACGCCGATCACGGACGAGGAACTCCGGGAGTGCGATCTCTACCTCGTGGATGAAGCCCTCTTTCCTCGGTACCGGGATCGGTTAGAGGCCCAAAAGAACGAGCAGTTCCCGGTGTTTCGCCCGGTCGTTCTCGTCCGCCGCGAACGGACGCCGATCACGGTTTCTCTTCCGGACCCCGTTACGAGTGACCTTCCGCTCCTCGTCAACGCCGTCGTGAACGCACCGGTCGAGAAACAGGCGCTGTTCCGAACTATCTCTAACCTCCTGGCGCGACGGAGTCAGAGCGAGGGGCTCACCACCGAGCTCCGGAACCGAAACGCGCGACTCGAGCAGTTCGCGAGCACGCTGCGCCACGAACTCCGCAATCCGTTGAACGTACTCGATGGCTACCTCGATCGCGCGCGGGAACGAGGCGATCCCGAGTCGTTCGACGCGTGCGAGGAGTCCGTCGATCAAATGAGCCAGTTGCTCGAAGATACGTTGCTGATCATCGACGGCGGCGATATTCGAACGGACCCCGAACTTATCGATCTTGCGGCCATCTGTGATACCTGTTGGGACGTTATGTCTGCGGACGGCGCTCAGTTGGAGATCGGAACGACGACGCACGTCGTCGCCGACGAGGTTCGGCTGAAGCAGTTGCTGGGGAACCTGTTTCGCAACGCGGTCGAACACGCGGGAACCGACGTCTCCGTCTCGGTCGGCGACCTCCCGAACGGGTTTTACGTTGAAGACGACGGGCCGGGAATATCCACCGAGGAGCACGACCGCGTGTTCGAAGAGGGACATTCGGTAAACAGTGCGGGAACGGGACTCGGCCTCGCAGTCGTGCAAGCGGTCGTCGACGGACACGGCTGGGACGTTCGAATTACTGACAGCGATAGCGGCGGCGCTCGATTCGAAATTACGGGCGTCGACTGCGTCCGGTGAGGTATCGAGAACGCGTTCTCGAAACGGGTCGCGAGCGGTAGCCGCGTGCGTCCCGTCGATCCAAATTCACCCCGCCACGACCGATTTCTACCGGTAACACGTGTCTTCGACGTGCTCGTCGTACGAGCGGGACAGCTGCTCCGTGATCAAGCCGCCGCCAATATCGCGGCCGTCGAGCGTCGCGATCGGACGGAGCTCCCACGTTCGGTTCGTGAGGAACGCCTCGTCGGCCCCGAGCACGTCGGCCGGCTCGTAGCGTCCCTCGCGGACCGATACGCCGTCCTCGCGTGCGAGTTCGAGCACGATTTCCCGAGTAATCCCTGGCAGGACCGGGCCGTCAGTGGTCGGCGTGTGAAGGGTCCCGTCGCGGACGAAAAACAGGTTGCTCGTCGCGCCTTCCGTGATCTCGCCCTCGAGATCGCACATGAGCGCTTCGTCAGCCTCGTCGCCGAGTTCCGCGCGCGCGAGGATTCCGTTCAGGTAGTTGTGCGTCTTCGCCGCCGCAGGAAGCGATTCGTTGGGGATCCGTCGCGTCTCGACCGTCCCGACCGTCGCCGGCCCGTCCCAGACGGGATCGCCCTTGAGCCCGCCCCGCGGGAGCGGTTTCACGTAGATCACGACCGTCGGATCGACCTCGGGCTGTGGTGTGAGTTTCCCGGGCTGGACGCCGCGGGTGATCGAGAGCCGGACGTAGGCGTCCGCGAGGTCATTCGCCGCCAGCGTCTCGTCGATGCGCTCGCGGAGGTCGCTCGCGTCGAGGCCGTGCTCGAGCGAGAGGGTCTCGCAGGTTCGCTCGAGGCGCTCGACGTGCTCGTCCCAGGCGAAGATCGTGCCGCCGTAGGCGCGCATCGTTTCGAACGCCGCGTCACCGTAGCGAAAGCCCCGGTCGTCGACGCTAACGGTCGCCTCGCTGGCGGGGACGAGCTCGCCGTCAACGTGGTAGATGTGGTCGTCGGTCATGGCGGTGCGCTCGGTTTGGAGTTATCTCGTCGTGGCACTCGGAGGAGTATGAACTTGCTGTCTCGTGGGAGGAATACGCTGAACGACACGAAGCACATTGCATCGAATTCGCCGAGGAACTGGCTATTCGAGGGGGAGACGTAAACCTCGTTCAGGAGCCAGCGCTGTCCGAAGACGTGTTCGTGGAGTTCCTGCGTTCGGAAAACGGCAGTTCCGGAATTGAAACGGAGTAACGATTAGTCTCGAAGGTGGGCGTTCGACCGCGCCAGCTCCCGGAGCCGCTCGTTGTCCGGGATATCGTACTGTTCACTGACGTCGCGAACAGCTTCTTGAAGCGTCATTGGTGTACGCACTTATGTGGTTGGGTGGAATAAAACTTCTCAACGGACCCCTGCGTTCCGAGACTGTCTGATAGACCGTTGGGCGTTCCGAATTATCGCCTGAGTCTCGCCTCCCAGAGCGACACCTCTCCGACCAACAATTCAGCATCCTAACGTTTTTCAGGATAGATTGCGTACCGCACGGATGCGCACGAAAGTGCGCAAGAGCCGGAGTCCAGCCACCAAGCTAACACTCCGGCTCACACACAGCCCCCGCGTAGCGGGAGCAATCCACCGTTGACGGTGACGAAATAAAGAAGTGCCGACGTTCCGCCGACCAGTCGCTCCTGTCGCCGACTCGTTCGCTGGGTTGCGTACCGCCGCGCCGGGGCCAGACAGAACGACCCATGGTCTCGAGCATCACCATCCACTGCACCTGTGGGACGGACGTTCGTATCGAGACGACGACTGACCCGGCCGCGTGTCCGGACTGCGAGACGACGTTCGAATGCACGCTCGTCGAACACGTCGAGGATAACAATGTACCCAGCACTCGCTACGGCACTGAGACGTATCGCGGCCCGTGAGGACCGTCGCGTGACGGGCCTGCCACCCCTGTCCGAGGCGGTGGACCCCGAGGCCCTCACCGCGGTCCTCGAGTCGAACCCGACCGTCACCGTCCGCTTCGAGTACGAGGGCTATCGCATCGTGCTCGGTCCCGGACCTGACGAGGTCGCGGTGAGCGATCGGGAGCGGTGACGGACCGCCGATCGGCCCGCCCGAGCGACGATTCGGGCGGCCCGATTACGCGTCGACTCGAGCGGCGAACCGACAGAAATTCCCGATCATCCGCTTGCCCAGCTCGAGCGAAATGTCGTCGCCGGTCCCGTCCTCGGCTGCCCCGGTCTCCCCGTCCGGTACCGCCCGCGTGAGGATGCTTTCGGGGTGGAACTGCACGCCGATGTGTGGCTTCTCGCGGTGGCGGACAGCCATCAGGACGCCGCGTTCGTCCGCCGTTCGAGCGGTCTCCTCGAGCGCGGCGGGCAGATCCGCCCGCTCGACGGCGAGCGAGTGGTAGCGGCCGACCTGAAACGCGTCGGGGAGGCCGTCGAACAACCCCACGCCGTCGTGGCTGACCGTCGAGGGCTTTCCGTGGACGACGTCCGGCGCGCGGACGACCGGCGCACCGTTGGCCGCACACAGCGCCTGATGGCCGAGACAGACGCCCAGAATCGGATACTCGGTTTCCGCGAACAGCGGGATCGAGATCCCGGCTTCCCGTGGCGTCCCCGGTCCCGGCGAGACGACGATCCCCGTCGGCTCGAGGTCGCGAACGCCCTCGAGGTCGAGCTCGTCGTTTCGTCGGACGATCACCTCGTCCGCGACCTCGCCTACGTACTGGACGAGATTGTAGACGAACGAATCGTAATTGTCGACGACGAGCAACCGTTTGCTGCGGTCACTCGCGTTCGCTCGCTCGCGGGTGCGATGCTCGTCACTCACACTCTTCACCTCCGTGTTCCGCCTCGAGCCCCAGCTCGGCCCGCTCGCCCAGCGCGTCGTCGACCGCCGTAATGAGCGCGCGGGCCTTGTCGAGGGTCTCGTCGTACTCGCGGGTCAGATCGGAGTCGTGGACGATCCCCGCACCGACGCGGAGGTGG
This portion of the Natrinema salinisoli genome encodes:
- a CDS encoding ATPase domain-containing protein; the encoded protein is MEIGGDPLDQLSSGISGLNSLLNGGFVDGRLYLVLGSPGTGKTTLGMEFLRTGIDTDETVLFIHGEESREGLLTNAAQFDIDLADANFLDIGPESEFFTQSQTYDVVDPKDIEDDSLIGDIRDTIDEVDPDRALIDPITQFQYLESDEYQFRKRIISFARFLKSRGTTVLATKTPDAQFDEQLKSLSDGVISLEYESEGRRITVSKHRGVGQRDGTHGLEIRSAGLDVYPALRPDRHSRSFEPIQLASGIDGIDSLLGGGLEQGTVTIISGPSGVGKTTIATEFLQTAAANGGGALTYLFEESLETFTYRSEGFGIPVTRLRENGSLTVEPIVPSARSPEEFAQLVKTQVEDQNSDLVVIDGIQGYKTAIKGGVEDVDLRRRLHALTEYLTNMNVSVLLIDQRHEVTGLPQPTSANVSYLADNLVYQQYIELEGELQRIIGVLKKRVGDFETVPRQFTITADGLTVGESMAGYHGVLTGLPEQSESGRSSQVE
- a CDS encoding sensor histidine kinase, with product MADIQLLFADDGNQEAVASLVTEHHTPITDEELRECDLYLVDEALFPRYRDRLEAQKNEQFPVFRPVVLVRRERTPITVSLPDPVTSDLPLLVNAVVNAPVEKQALFRTISNLLARRSQSEGLTTELRNRNARLEQFASTLRHELRNPLNVLDGYLDRARERGDPESFDACEESVDQMSQLLEDTLLIIDGGDIRTDPELIDLAAICDTCWDVMSADGAQLEIGTTTHVVADEVRLKQLLGNLFRNAVEHAGTDVSVSVGDLPNGFYVEDDGPGISTEEHDRVFEEGHSVNSAGTGLGLAVVQAVVDGHGWDVRITDSDSGGARFEITGVDCVR
- a CDS encoding aminotransferase class IV, yielding MTDDHIYHVDGELVPASEATVSVDDRGFRYGDAAFETMRAYGGTIFAWDEHVERLERTCETLSLEHGLDASDLRERIDETLAANDLADAYVRLSITRGVQPGKLTPQPEVDPTVVIYVKPLPRGGLKGDPVWDGPATVGTVETRRIPNESLPAAAKTHNYLNGILARAELGDEADEALMCDLEGEITEGATSNLFFVRDGTLHTPTTDGPVLPGITREIVLELAREDGVSVREGRYEPADVLGADEAFLTNRTWELRPIATLDGRDIGGGLITEQLSRSYDEHVEDTCYR
- a CDS encoding HalOD1 output domain-containing protein — translated: MYPALATALRRIAAREDRRVTGLPPLSEAVDPEALTAVLESNPTVTVRFEYEGYRIVLGPGPDEVAVSDRER
- a CDS encoding anthranilate synthase component II gives rise to the protein MSDEHRTRERANASDRSKRLLVVDNYDSFVYNLVQYVGEVADEVIVRRNDELDLEGVRDLEPTGIVVSPGPGTPREAGISIPLFAETEYPILGVCLGHQALCAANGAPVVRAPDVVHGKPSTVSHDGVGLFDGLPDAFQVGRYHSLAVERADLPAALEETARTADERGVLMAVRHREKPHIGVQFHPESILTRAVPDGETGAAEDGTGDDISLELGKRMIGNFCRFAARVDA